The Arvicanthis niloticus isolate mArvNil1 chromosome 2, mArvNil1.pat.X, whole genome shotgun sequence genome includes a window with the following:
- the Slc39a13 gene encoding zinc transporter ZIP13 isoform X2 — MPGCPCTGCGMAGQRLLFLTVLALELLERAGGSQPALRSLGAAAACRLDNKESESWGALLSGERLDTWICSVLGSLMVGLSGVFPLLVIPLEMGTMLQSEAGAWRLKQLLSFALGGLLGNVFLHLLPEAWAYTCNISPGGEGQSLQRQQQLGLWVIAGFLTFLALEKMFLNSKEEEPSQAPSKDPTAAALNGGHCLAQPAAEPGLRAVVRNLKVSGYLNLLANTIDNFTHGLAVAASFLVSKKIGLLTTMAILLHEIPHEVGDFAILLRAGFDRWTAAKLQFSTALGGLLGACFAICTQSPKGVEETVVWILPFTSGGFLYIALVNVLPDLLEEDDPWHSLQQVLLLCSGIVVMVLLSLFVE; from the exons ATGCCTGGATGTCCCTGCACTGGCTGTGGGATGGCAGGCCAGAGGctcctcttcctcactgtcctTGCCCTGGAGCTCCTGGAAAGGGCTGGAGGTTCCCAGCCAGCCCTCCGGAGCCTGGGGGCTGCAGCTGCCTGTCGCCTGGATAATAAAGAAAGCGAGTCCTGGGGGGCCCTGCTGAGTGGGGAGCGACTGGACACCTGGATCTGCTCCGTCTTGGGCTCCCTCATGGTTGGCCTCAGTGGGGTTTTCCCCTTGCTGGTCATTCCCCTGGAGATGGGGACCATGTTACAATCAGAAG CTGGAGCCTGGCGACTGAAGCAGCTGCTCAGCTTTGCCTTGGGTGGACTCCTGGGCAACGTGTTTCTTCACCTGCTGCCGGAGGCATGGGCCTACACCTGTAACATCAGCCCCG GTGGTGAAGGACAGAGTCTGCAACGACAGCAACAACTGGGGCTGTGGGTCATTGCTGGCTTCCTGACCTTCCTGGCATTGGAGAAGATGTTCCTTAATAGCAAGGAGGAGGAGCCCAGCCAG GCCCCCAGCAAAGACCCCACTGCTGCCGCGCTCAATGGAGGCCACTGTCTGGCCCAGCCGGCTGCAGAGCCCGGCCTGAGAGCCGTGGTCCGGAACCTCAAA GTCAGTGGCTATCTCAATCTGCTCGCCAATACCATAGACAACTTCACTCATGGgctggctgtggctgccagcttCCTTGTGAGCAAAAAG ATTGGGCTTCTAACCACCATGGCCATCCTCCTGCATGAGATCCCCCATGAG GTGGGTGACTTTGCTATCCTGCTCCGGGCTGGCTTTGACCGATGGACTGCAGCCAAGCTACAGTTTTCTACAGCCCTGGGAGGCCTTCTGGGGGCCTGCTTTGCCATCTGTACGCAATCCCCCAAAGGAGTAG aggAGACAGTGGTCTGGATCCTGCCCTTTACCTCTGGAGGATTTCTCTATATTGCCCTGGTGAATGTGTTACCTGACCTCTTGGAAGAAGATGACCCATG GCACTCCCTGCAACAGGTGCTGCTGCTCTGCTCCGGCATTGTGGTGATGGTGCTGCTCTCACTGTTTGTTGAATAA
- the Slc39a13 gene encoding zinc transporter ZIP13 isoform X5 — protein sequence MPGCPCTGCGMAGQRLLFLTVLALELLERAGGSQPALRSLGAAAACRLDNKESESWGALLSGERLDTWICSVLGSLMVGLSGVFPLLVIPLEMGTMLQSEAGAWRLKQLLSFALGGLLGNVFLHLLPEAWAYTCNISPGGEGQSLQRQQQLGLWVIAGFLTFLALEKMFLNSKEEEPSQAPSKDPTAAALNGGHCLAQPAAEPGLRAVVRNLKVSGYLNLLANTIDNFTHGLAVAASFLVSKKIGLLTTMAILLHEIPHEVGDFAILLRAGFDRWTAAKLQFSTALGGLLGACFAICTQSPKGRRQWSGSCPLPLEDFSILPW from the exons ATGCCTGGATGTCCCTGCACTGGCTGTGGGATGGCAGGCCAGAGGctcctcttcctcactgtcctTGCCCTGGAGCTCCTGGAAAGGGCTGGAGGTTCCCAGCCAGCCCTCCGGAGCCTGGGGGCTGCAGCTGCCTGTCGCCTGGATAATAAAGAAAGCGAGTCCTGGGGGGCCCTGCTGAGTGGGGAGCGACTGGACACCTGGATCTGCTCCGTCTTGGGCTCCCTCATGGTTGGCCTCAGTGGGGTTTTCCCCTTGCTGGTCATTCCCCTGGAGATGGGGACCATGTTACAATCAGAAG CTGGAGCCTGGCGACTGAAGCAGCTGCTCAGCTTTGCCTTGGGTGGACTCCTGGGCAACGTGTTTCTTCACCTGCTGCCGGAGGCATGGGCCTACACCTGTAACATCAGCCCCG GTGGTGAAGGACAGAGTCTGCAACGACAGCAACAACTGGGGCTGTGGGTCATTGCTGGCTTCCTGACCTTCCTGGCATTGGAGAAGATGTTCCTTAATAGCAAGGAGGAGGAGCCCAGCCAG GCCCCCAGCAAAGACCCCACTGCTGCCGCGCTCAATGGAGGCCACTGTCTGGCCCAGCCGGCTGCAGAGCCCGGCCTGAGAGCCGTGGTCCGGAACCTCAAA GTCAGTGGCTATCTCAATCTGCTCGCCAATACCATAGACAACTTCACTCATGGgctggctgtggctgccagcttCCTTGTGAGCAAAAAG ATTGGGCTTCTAACCACCATGGCCATCCTCCTGCATGAGATCCCCCATGAG GTGGGTGACTTTGCTATCCTGCTCCGGGCTGGCTTTGACCGATGGACTGCAGCCAAGCTACAGTTTTCTACAGCCCTGGGAGGCCTTCTGGGGGCCTGCTTTGCCATCTGTACGCAATCCCCCAAAGGA aggAGACAGTGGTCTGGATCCTGCCCTTTACCTCTGGAGGATTTCTCTATATTGCCCTGGTGA
- the Slc39a13 gene encoding zinc transporter ZIP13 isoform X3: protein MPGCPCTGCGMAGQRLLFLTVLALELLERAGGSQPALRSLGAAAACRLDNKESESWGALLSGERLDTWICSVLGSLMVGLSGVFPLLVIPLEMGTMLQSEAGAWRLKQLLSFALGGLLGNVFLHLLPEAWAYTCNISPATGLAWPVSAPPAGGEGQSLQRQQQLGLWVIAGFLTFLALEKMFLNSKEEEPSQVSGYLNLLANTIDNFTHGLAVAASFLVSKKIGLLTTMAILLHEIPHEVGDFAILLRAGFDRWTAAKLQFSTALGGLLGACFAICTQSPKGVEETVVWILPFTSGGFLYIALVNVLPDLLEEDDPWHSLQQVLLLCSGIVVMVLLSLFVE, encoded by the exons ATGCCTGGATGTCCCTGCACTGGCTGTGGGATGGCAGGCCAGAGGctcctcttcctcactgtcctTGCCCTGGAGCTCCTGGAAAGGGCTGGAGGTTCCCAGCCAGCCCTCCGGAGCCTGGGGGCTGCAGCTGCCTGTCGCCTGGATAATAAAGAAAGCGAGTCCTGGGGGGCCCTGCTGAGTGGGGAGCGACTGGACACCTGGATCTGCTCCGTCTTGGGCTCCCTCATGGTTGGCCTCAGTGGGGTTTTCCCCTTGCTGGTCATTCCCCTGGAGATGGGGACCATGTTACAATCAGAAG CTGGAGCCTGGCGACTGAAGCAGCTGCTCAGCTTTGCCTTGGGTGGACTCCTGGGCAACGTGTTTCTTCACCTGCTGCCGGAGGCATGGGCCTACACCTGTAACATCAGCCCCG CCACTGGCTTGGCATGGCCTGTTAGTGCTCCCCCTGCAGGTGGTGAAGGACAGAGTCTGCAACGACAGCAACAACTGGGGCTGTGGGTCATTGCTGGCTTCCTGACCTTCCTGGCATTGGAGAAGATGTTCCTTAATAGCAAGGAGGAGGAGCCCAGCCAG GTCAGTGGCTATCTCAATCTGCTCGCCAATACCATAGACAACTTCACTCATGGgctggctgtggctgccagcttCCTTGTGAGCAAAAAG ATTGGGCTTCTAACCACCATGGCCATCCTCCTGCATGAGATCCCCCATGAG GTGGGTGACTTTGCTATCCTGCTCCGGGCTGGCTTTGACCGATGGACTGCAGCCAAGCTACAGTTTTCTACAGCCCTGGGAGGCCTTCTGGGGGCCTGCTTTGCCATCTGTACGCAATCCCCCAAAGGAGTAG aggAGACAGTGGTCTGGATCCTGCCCTTTACCTCTGGAGGATTTCTCTATATTGCCCTGGTGAATGTGTTACCTGACCTCTTGGAAGAAGATGACCCATG GCACTCCCTGCAACAGGTGCTGCTGCTCTGCTCCGGCATTGTGGTGATGGTGCTGCTCTCACTGTTTGTTGAATAA
- the Slc39a13 gene encoding zinc transporter ZIP13 isoform X1, whose translation MPGCPCTGCGMAGQRLLFLTVLALELLERAGGSQPALRSLGAAAACRLDNKESESWGALLSGERLDTWICSVLGSLMVGLSGVFPLLVIPLEMGTMLQSEAGAWRLKQLLSFALGGLLGNVFLHLLPEAWAYTCNISPATGLAWPVSAPPAGGEGQSLQRQQQLGLWVIAGFLTFLALEKMFLNSKEEEPSQAPSKDPTAAALNGGHCLAQPAAEPGLRAVVRNLKVSGYLNLLANTIDNFTHGLAVAASFLVSKKIGLLTTMAILLHEIPHEVGDFAILLRAGFDRWTAAKLQFSTALGGLLGACFAICTQSPKGVEETVVWILPFTSGGFLYIALVNVLPDLLEEDDPWHSLQQVLLLCSGIVVMVLLSLFVE comes from the exons ATGCCTGGATGTCCCTGCACTGGCTGTGGGATGGCAGGCCAGAGGctcctcttcctcactgtcctTGCCCTGGAGCTCCTGGAAAGGGCTGGAGGTTCCCAGCCAGCCCTCCGGAGCCTGGGGGCTGCAGCTGCCTGTCGCCTGGATAATAAAGAAAGCGAGTCCTGGGGGGCCCTGCTGAGTGGGGAGCGACTGGACACCTGGATCTGCTCCGTCTTGGGCTCCCTCATGGTTGGCCTCAGTGGGGTTTTCCCCTTGCTGGTCATTCCCCTGGAGATGGGGACCATGTTACAATCAGAAG CTGGAGCCTGGCGACTGAAGCAGCTGCTCAGCTTTGCCTTGGGTGGACTCCTGGGCAACGTGTTTCTTCACCTGCTGCCGGAGGCATGGGCCTACACCTGTAACATCAGCCCCG CCACTGGCTTGGCATGGCCTGTTAGTGCTCCCCCTGCAGGTGGTGAAGGACAGAGTCTGCAACGACAGCAACAACTGGGGCTGTGGGTCATTGCTGGCTTCCTGACCTTCCTGGCATTGGAGAAGATGTTCCTTAATAGCAAGGAGGAGGAGCCCAGCCAG GCCCCCAGCAAAGACCCCACTGCTGCCGCGCTCAATGGAGGCCACTGTCTGGCCCAGCCGGCTGCAGAGCCCGGCCTGAGAGCCGTGGTCCGGAACCTCAAA GTCAGTGGCTATCTCAATCTGCTCGCCAATACCATAGACAACTTCACTCATGGgctggctgtggctgccagcttCCTTGTGAGCAAAAAG ATTGGGCTTCTAACCACCATGGCCATCCTCCTGCATGAGATCCCCCATGAG GTGGGTGACTTTGCTATCCTGCTCCGGGCTGGCTTTGACCGATGGACTGCAGCCAAGCTACAGTTTTCTACAGCCCTGGGAGGCCTTCTGGGGGCCTGCTTTGCCATCTGTACGCAATCCCCCAAAGGAGTAG aggAGACAGTGGTCTGGATCCTGCCCTTTACCTCTGGAGGATTTCTCTATATTGCCCTGGTGAATGTGTTACCTGACCTCTTGGAAGAAGATGACCCATG GCACTCCCTGCAACAGGTGCTGCTGCTCTGCTCCGGCATTGTGGTGATGGTGCTGCTCTCACTGTTTGTTGAATAA
- the Slc39a13 gene encoding zinc transporter ZIP13 isoform X4, with the protein MPGCPCTGCGMAGQRLLFLTVLALELLERAGGSQPALRSLGAAAACRLDNKESESWGALLSGERLDTWICSVLGSLMVGLSGVFPLLVIPLEMGTMLQSEAGAWRLKQLLSFALGGLLGNVFLHLLPEAWAYTCNISPGGEGQSLQRQQQLGLWVIAGFLTFLALEKMFLNSKEEEPSQVSGYLNLLANTIDNFTHGLAVAASFLVSKKIGLLTTMAILLHEIPHEVGDFAILLRAGFDRWTAAKLQFSTALGGLLGACFAICTQSPKGVEETVVWILPFTSGGFLYIALVNVLPDLLEEDDPWHSLQQVLLLCSGIVVMVLLSLFVE; encoded by the exons ATGCCTGGATGTCCCTGCACTGGCTGTGGGATGGCAGGCCAGAGGctcctcttcctcactgtcctTGCCCTGGAGCTCCTGGAAAGGGCTGGAGGTTCCCAGCCAGCCCTCCGGAGCCTGGGGGCTGCAGCTGCCTGTCGCCTGGATAATAAAGAAAGCGAGTCCTGGGGGGCCCTGCTGAGTGGGGAGCGACTGGACACCTGGATCTGCTCCGTCTTGGGCTCCCTCATGGTTGGCCTCAGTGGGGTTTTCCCCTTGCTGGTCATTCCCCTGGAGATGGGGACCATGTTACAATCAGAAG CTGGAGCCTGGCGACTGAAGCAGCTGCTCAGCTTTGCCTTGGGTGGACTCCTGGGCAACGTGTTTCTTCACCTGCTGCCGGAGGCATGGGCCTACACCTGTAACATCAGCCCCG GTGGTGAAGGACAGAGTCTGCAACGACAGCAACAACTGGGGCTGTGGGTCATTGCTGGCTTCCTGACCTTCCTGGCATTGGAGAAGATGTTCCTTAATAGCAAGGAGGAGGAGCCCAGCCAG GTCAGTGGCTATCTCAATCTGCTCGCCAATACCATAGACAACTTCACTCATGGgctggctgtggctgccagcttCCTTGTGAGCAAAAAG ATTGGGCTTCTAACCACCATGGCCATCCTCCTGCATGAGATCCCCCATGAG GTGGGTGACTTTGCTATCCTGCTCCGGGCTGGCTTTGACCGATGGACTGCAGCCAAGCTACAGTTTTCTACAGCCCTGGGAGGCCTTCTGGGGGCCTGCTTTGCCATCTGTACGCAATCCCCCAAAGGAGTAG aggAGACAGTGGTCTGGATCCTGCCCTTTACCTCTGGAGGATTTCTCTATATTGCCCTGGTGAATGTGTTACCTGACCTCTTGGAAGAAGATGACCCATG GCACTCCCTGCAACAGGTGCTGCTGCTCTGCTCCGGCATTGTGGTGATGGTGCTGCTCTCACTGTTTGTTGAATAA
- the Slc39a13 gene encoding zinc transporter ZIP13 isoform X6 — translation MPGCPCTGCGMAGQRLLFLTVLALELLERAGGSQPALRSLGAAAACRLDNKESESWGALLSGERLDTWICSVLGSLMVGLSGVFPLLVIPLEMGTMLQSEAGAWRLKQLLSFALGGLLGNVFLHLLPEAWAYTCNISPGGEGQSLQRQQQLGLWVIAGFLTFLALEKMFLNSKEEEPSQVSGYLNLLANTIDNFTHGLAVAASFLVSKKIGLLTTMAILLHEIPHEVGDFAILLRAGFDRWTAAKLQFSTALGGLLGACFAICTQSPKGRRQWSGSCPLPLEDFSILPW, via the exons ATGCCTGGATGTCCCTGCACTGGCTGTGGGATGGCAGGCCAGAGGctcctcttcctcactgtcctTGCCCTGGAGCTCCTGGAAAGGGCTGGAGGTTCCCAGCCAGCCCTCCGGAGCCTGGGGGCTGCAGCTGCCTGTCGCCTGGATAATAAAGAAAGCGAGTCCTGGGGGGCCCTGCTGAGTGGGGAGCGACTGGACACCTGGATCTGCTCCGTCTTGGGCTCCCTCATGGTTGGCCTCAGTGGGGTTTTCCCCTTGCTGGTCATTCCCCTGGAGATGGGGACCATGTTACAATCAGAAG CTGGAGCCTGGCGACTGAAGCAGCTGCTCAGCTTTGCCTTGGGTGGACTCCTGGGCAACGTGTTTCTTCACCTGCTGCCGGAGGCATGGGCCTACACCTGTAACATCAGCCCCG GTGGTGAAGGACAGAGTCTGCAACGACAGCAACAACTGGGGCTGTGGGTCATTGCTGGCTTCCTGACCTTCCTGGCATTGGAGAAGATGTTCCTTAATAGCAAGGAGGAGGAGCCCAGCCAG GTCAGTGGCTATCTCAATCTGCTCGCCAATACCATAGACAACTTCACTCATGGgctggctgtggctgccagcttCCTTGTGAGCAAAAAG ATTGGGCTTCTAACCACCATGGCCATCCTCCTGCATGAGATCCCCCATGAG GTGGGTGACTTTGCTATCCTGCTCCGGGCTGGCTTTGACCGATGGACTGCAGCCAAGCTACAGTTTTCTACAGCCCTGGGAGGCCTTCTGGGGGCCTGCTTTGCCATCTGTACGCAATCCCCCAAAGGA aggAGACAGTGGTCTGGATCCTGCCCTTTACCTCTGGAGGATTTCTCTATATTGCCCTGGTGA
- the Psmc3 gene encoding 26S proteasome regulatory subunit 6A, whose protein sequence is MQEMNLLPTPESPVTRQEKMATVWDEAEQDGIGEEVLKMSTEEIVQRTRLLDSEIKIMKSEVLRVTHELQAMKDKIKENSEKIKVNKTLPYLVSNVIELLDVDPNDQEEDGANIDLDSQRKGKCAVIKTSTRQTYFLPVIGLVDAEKLKPGDLVGVNKDSYLILETLPTEYDSRVKAMEVDERPTEQYSDIGGLDKQIQELVEAIVLPMNHKEKFENLGIQPPKGVLMYGPPGTGKTLLARACAAQTKATFLKLAGPQLVQMFIGDGAKLVRDAFALAKEKAPSIIFIDELDAIGTKRFDSEKAGDREVQRTMLELLNQLDGFQPNTQVKVIAATNRVDILDPALLRSGRLDRKIEFPMPNEEARARIMQIHSRKMNVSPDVNYEELARCTDDFNGAQCKAVCVEAGMIALRRGATELTHEDYMEGILEVQAKKKANLQYYA, encoded by the exons ATGCAGGAAATGAATCTGCTGCCGACTCCCGAGAGTCCAGTGACTCGGCAGGAGAAGATGGCGACCGTGTGGGATGAAGCTGAG CAAGATGGCATTGGGGAGGAGGTGCTCAAGATGTCCACAGAAGAGATCGTCCAGCGCACACGGCTGCTAGACAGCGAGATCAAG ATAATGAAGAGTGAAGTATTGCGAGTCACCCATGAACTCCAAGCCATGAAAGACAAAATCAAAGAGAACAGTGAGAAAATCAAAGTGAACAAAACCCTGCCATACCTTGTCTCCAACGtcattgag TTGCTGGATGTTGACCCCAATGACCAGGAGGAGGATGGTGCCAATATTGACCTGGACTCGCAGAGGAAGGGCAAGTGTGCAGTGATCAAAACTTCTACCCGACAA ACATACTTCCTGCCAGTGATTGGGTTGGTAGATGCAGAAAAGCTGAAGCCAGGAGACCTGGTG GGTGTGAACAAAGACTCTTACCTGATCCTGGAGACCCTGCCCACTGAGTATGACTCTCGGGTGAAGGCCATGGAGGTGGATGAGCGGCCCACAGAGCAATACAGTGACATCGGGGGACTGGACAAGCAGATCCAGGAG CTGGTGGAAGCCATTGTCCTGCCTATGAACCACAAAGAGAAGTTTGAGAACTTGGGTATCCAGCCCCCAAAAGGAGTGCTGATGTATGGGCCGCCTGGTACAGGGAAGACTCTGCTTGCTCGAGCCTGTGCCGCTCAGACCaag GCCACCTTCTTGAAGCTGGCAGGCCCTCAGCTGGTACAGATGTTTATTGGAGATGGTGCCAAGCTGGTCCGTGATGCTTTTGCCCTGGCCAAGGAAAAGGCACCATCTATTATCTTCATAGATGAATTGGATGCCATTGGTACCAAGCG CTTCGACAGTGAAAAGGCAGGGGACCGAGAGGTGCAGAGGACCATGCTGGAGCTTCTGAACCAGCTGGATGGCTTCCAGCCCAACACTCAAGTGAAG GTAATTGCAGCCACTAACAGGGTGGACATCCTGGACCCTGCCCTGCTGCGCTCAGGCCGCCTGGACCGCAAGATTGAGTTTCCAATGCCCAACGAGGAGGCCCGAGCCAGAATCATGCAGATCCACTCACGGAAGATGAACGTGAG TCCTGATGTGAACTATGAAGAGCTGGCTCGCTGCACTGATGACTTCAATGGGGCCCAGTgcaaggctgtgtgtgtggaggcg GGTATGATCGCACTGCGCAGGGGTGCCACGGAGCTGACTCACGAGGACTACATGGAGGGCATCCTGGAGGTTCAGGCCAAGAAGAAAGCCAACCTGCAGTACTATGCCTAG